Within Elizabethkingia sp. JS20170427COW, the genomic segment ATCTTGCCAAAACTTCTCAAACTCCAGGGAAAACTCAGTTGATTAACCATTTCCTCGTAAATGAGAATTGGTATCTTACCGACTTACCTGGCTATGGATACGCTAAGGTTTCCAAAACTACCAGAAAAGTTTTTGAAAAACTGATTACCAACTACATACTGAACAGAAAAAACTTAGTTAACCTCTTTGTACTTGTAGATATCCGACATACTCCTCAGAAAATTGATATAGAGTTTATGCAATGGTGTGGGGAATCGGGTATTCCTTTCTCGATTATTTTTACGAAAGCTGATAAACTAAAACCCAAAGCGATTGACAATCATGTAGAGGCTTATCACCAAGAACTCCTAAAGTACTGGGAAGAGCTTCCGCAGAGTTTTATTACCTCTGCTGAAAAGAAACTAGGAGGAGAAGATATCCTAAATCTTATCGAACAAACCAATGATTTTCTCACCAAAAACAAGGTTACCTTTTAATGGACACTACTCCTATCTGGAAAGTTAAAACATTTAATGAATTAACGACCGAAGAGCTTTATCAGCTCATCAGATTAAGAATAGAAATCTTTATTCTAGAACAAGAAGCGCCCTACCAAGATTGTGATAATTACGATCAGCAAGCTTTGCATATTTGGGCAGAAATTGACGGCGAAGTAGCTGCTTATTGCCGTATGTTTGATAAAGGTATAAAATATCCTGAAGCAAGCATTGGGCGCGTTATCTCTAATAGTAAATTTAGAGGAACAGGTCTTGGTAAAAAATTGATAAGCCTCGCTCTAGAAACAATGAAAAATAAATACGCTAATCCCGATATCAGAATTAGCGCTCAAAATTATTTACTTCCTTTTTATGGTAGCTTTGGTTTTATCCCAGAAGGAGAAACTTACCTAGAAGACAATCTCCCACATACTGAAATGTTCCGTAAGGCCTAAAGCTCTGTAGAACTTAGCCATCCTAATTTATCAAAATGTTTGATAAACTTATGAATTTTAGGTCCTGTTACCGCTGAACAATAAGGTTGATTAGGATTTGCCTTATAATAATCCTGATGGTAGTCCTCTGCTGGCCAGAATTTTTCAAACTTCACCACTTGGGTTACATATTCACCAGGCCATTGTTGCTGATCTTCAGAGGATTTTAAAGATTTTTCTATAATTCTCTTTTGCTCTTCATTTCTATAAAAAACAATGGATCGGTATTGTGTTCCAATATCATTCCCTTGTCGGTTTAGTTGTGTAGGATCGTGTAAGAACAAGAATACCTCCATTAATTTTTCTAAAGAAATCTCCTTGGGGTTAAAAGTTATATCTACCACCTCTGCATGCCCAGTATCTCCTGTACAAACTTCTTTATAAGTAGGGTGCTCTGTATGCCCTCCCGAATAACCACTGGTTACGGATACTACTCCTTTTAATAATTTAAAACAAGGTTGTACACACCAAAAACAACCTCCGCCAATGGTAAAATGTTCTAATTCTGTATTCATTTTGTTAGGGGTTACAATATTCTTTTTCTTTTCTTGCCCAAAACAAGAAACTAAGCATAAGGTGATGAAAAGGAAAAAGAATCGTTTCATTACAATTATTATTTCTATACGAAGTTAATAAAAAAACCGACTGATAAATCAGCCGGTAAAAGTAAAAGTTAGTTAGTATGAAGAGTATTTATTTTATTATTTACTAAACACTGTACTACCATCAGTTTGCAATGCATATTTAAAGGTATAATACCCTGAAACATCTGTCATTGCTGGAGTTGTTGGAGCTCCTTGATAATAGCTTTTGATTTGAACCTTTGCATATTTCCCATCTGCAGTTTTCACTAAGATGATATTACCTGCTGTAGGTAAAATAGCATGTGTATCCATATTATAAGTATACCATCCTTTTCCTGAACCTGTTGTAATAGCTAAATTAGGATTGGTATTTCCATTATCTACTTTAAATTCTGTATTATCTGCTACTTTAGTAACTTCATCAAAAGCACCTTTTACAATTGCAGCCCCTCCTTTTCCTTTTCTTGCGCTTCCTCCATTAATAATAATAGTGGTTTTATTAAAGCCAATATCCCATTTATCTGTATTAATTTGGGTACTATCTACCTCTTTATTATCGCGTAAGTTATATAATGTAAATGTATTGGTTTTAGCATTGGCATTAAAACTTTGAACATCATGAGTTGCCACAGAAGCAGAAGGGTTGGTGATTTCCGCAGCATCTCTATCGTCACTAGAAGAACAAGAAGCCGCAAGGATGCCTACTGTAGTTAATAAGAATAGTTTTTTCATATATTTAATTTTTAATAAGTTATTTTAAAGCTTGCCCAAAGTAATCTTCCATAAAACTCTGGGGTATAGGCTGGTTTTTTATAATCAAAAAGGTTAGCTGCTCCTATGGTTAGCTGGTATCTTCCTGAGAATTTTTTCCCTATTGCCGCATTCATAGTGAAATATCCAGGAGCCATTTCAGATTTGTTGTTGATAATTCCGTTGCCATCCATATCAGCAAAACCATATTCCCCTCGATAAATTCCTCTAATATTGAAATTCCAACCTTTTATATTTTCATAGAAAATCTTTGCATTAAAGGTATGCTTACTACGATTAGGGAGTCCAAAGTAATCTTTAGCTTTAATTTTAATTACCTCTCCTCTATCATCATATCCATAGATCTGTCCAGCTTTTATCTCGTTTACTTTATCTTTTTCCTTTGCTTCCAGATATTGATATCCTGCAGAAAGACGGAAATTTCTCAAAAACTTTAAAGAAGCCTCGGCTTCAATCCCTTGGGTGAAAACCCTATCAAAATTTTGATAAGAATATAAACTTTGTCCATTCACCTTTCTCGCCACCACTACCGTTTGGATAAGGTTTTCTATATCATTTCTAAAAGCATTTAATTTTACATTAAATCCTTTTACTGGTTTTAGTGTAAGCCCTGCGTTATAAGCCCAAGAGCTTTCAGCCTTCAAATTCTTTATAGTAGAAGGGTTTATCAATACTGCATCTATCTGTCCTTGGTCTATTAATTTTTGAAGTTCTACTTCAAGTTCTTGAGTTCCCAATACAGAATAGCCGACCAAACTATTTGAGAAATTAAGGTATAATTGTCTAAAATCTGGAGCCTTAAATCCTCTTCCTACCGATGCATGAATATCTAAATATGGAGTAACAGCCACTTCTGTAGCCAACTTAGGATTAAACTGATCTCCATAAATGCTATTGTAATCATATCTTACCCCAGCCAATATTTTCCATATGCTATAAGGGTTATAAGCCACTTGTGCTAAGCCATAAAATTGGTGAGCAGTTTTTTTATCATTATATCGATTGGCTTCTATTTCTTGATAAATTCCCCCTGCTCCTAAAGTAAATTTTAGATTAGGCTTCCATTTATATTCGGTAAAGTTTTCTACTTTATAATATCTCTCCTTATAGAAAGTGTCATCAAATACTTCTTGGGTATCTAAAAACTTAAGATGCGAATCATTTTTATACGAAGTCATATAAAAACGTAAAGAAGAAGTTAATTTATCATTAGGAGTCCAAGCAATTTGAGGTGATAGATTGAAGTCCTTACTAATTGTTTTTCCATTTACTTTTTGGTCTTCATATATCGTTTGATTATAAAGATTTTCAGTATATAATCTTGAATAAATACTAAAATCCCAATGGGTATTTGGCTTATATCTTAACCTTGCAGAATATGTATAGTTTTCAAAAGGGCTTACCGTTTTATTATAAAGATCATCTCCTAATGCATATCCTTCAGAACTATAACGGTCTGCTGAAACATTTGCAGAAAACTTATTCTTCACCCAATTGGCATAACCTCCTACATCTATTGTTGTATTGGTTCCGTATCTTACCTTCAATTCTCCTGAATTACTATTCGGATCTTCTGTGATGATATTAATAACCCCAGCCAAAGCATCTGACCCATACAGCGAAGAGCTAGAACCTTTGATAATCTCGATTCTTTTAATATTATTAACTGAAATTCTGGAAAGATCTAAAGTACCTGCTGTTCTTCCCATTAGAGGTTCTCCATTCAACAGAATCAAAGTATATTCACTAGACATCCCTTGCATCTGTACTCCTACTCCATGATTTTCAATCAATACCAAACCTGTCTGTTCTGCCAAGATATCACTCAGCCTCATGCTTCCAGATTGGGCAATCTGCTTCTTATCAATAACCTTGATAGGAATAGGAACTTCCTTTGCCTTCTGCTCAAAGGTATTCCCTGAGACCACCACTTCCTCTATATCCTTTTCTGTTGCTATATGCTGAGCACTTAACCAAAAAGAGAAAGAAAGAGTAAAAAAGCAAACCGCTTGTTTCATGAATAAAATTTTTGCAAATCTATATTTATTTATTCTAAATAACATTATGACTTAAATCATATTTTTATTTAGAACAGTTTAAAATAATTTTGCGGAAAATTTTACGGTATGAATAAAAGAATATGTTTATTAAGTTTAGTAGTATTATCGGGTTTAAGCTTTGGTCAAAGCCAACAAGATAGAGAATCCATTAAAGATATGGCAGGTTGTTATGAGATTAGTTTCAACTTTGCTGAGACTTTTTCCCCTGATAAAAACTATCAAAAAAAAGATAATTATAAATCTGGTGGCCTAGAATGGGTAGAAGTAATTGAAGATAAAAATGATAAAATATCCCTTCAACACTTATTGGTAATTGATGAAAAACCTGGAGCTGAACATGCCGTAATCAAACACTGGAGACAAGATTGGTTATATGAAAATACCGACTTTCACCAATACCACACTCCCAACTATTGGAAATATGTAAAACTACCAAAAGAACAAGTAAAAGGACAGTGGACACAAAGAGTTTTCCAAGTAGATGATACTCCTAGATACGAAGGTACTGGTACATGGATCCACGTGGATGGAAGAAATTACTGGGAATCTAATGCTGATAGTCCTTTACCTAGGAGAGAACATACAGTAAGAGATGATTACAATGTTCTTAACAGAAATAACCGTCATGAGATCCATACTTGGGGTTGGATGCATGACCAAGATAACAAAAAAGTCTTAAGAGAAAACGGTAAAGAAGACAAAGTAATTGTAGAAGAAAAAGGAAAAGAATATTACACTAAAGTGCCTGCTGAAAGATGCATCAATGCCCAAAATTGGTGGAAGGAAAACAAAGGTTTATGGGCTAACGTAAGAGGTGCTTGGGAAAAAGAACTTTCTAAAAATAAAGACCTTAAACTAGAAAAATATGTGAATGGCAGAGAACTTTACAAATATCTTTTCGAGTTAAAACCTAATCAAACCAAAGAAGCTGAGAAGATCATCAACAAATTCATAAAATAACTAGTTTTTTAACATACATTCTTAAAAACTCTTCTCATGGAAAAGCGAGATTCAAATTTATTTTGAATCTCGCTTTTATTATATATCAGATTCTAGTATTTATCGTATTCTGTTCATAAAAAAACCTCGGCAAAAATATGCCGAGGTTAATTTTTATGCTAAGGCTTAATTAAGCGATAGCTTCTACAGAAACATAAGATCTGTTATCTTTCTTTTTAGTAAATACTACTTTACCATCTACTAAAGCGAAAAGAGTATGGTCTTTACCAATACCTACATTTTCACCAGCGTGGTGTTGAGTACCTCTTTGTCTCACGATGATGTTACCTGCGATCGCTTCTTGACCACCAAAAATCTTAACACCTAATCTTTTAGAGTGAGATTCTCTACCGTTTTTGGAGCTACCTACCCCTTTTTTGTGTGCCATTTTGTTTTATAACTTTTTAGGGTTATTAAATAATTTTTTGTTTTTACAAATTAAAATCCTGTAATACCAGTAATTTGAATTTGAGTCATTTGTTGTCTGTGACCGTTTTTAACTGCGTAACCTTTTCTTCTTTTCTTTTTGAAAACGATTACTTTATCAGCTTTCACTTGGTCTAAAACTTCAGCTTCTACAGAAACTCCACTTACAGCCGGGGCGCCAACAGTAACTGATCCGTTAACAGTTAAAAGTACTTTATCAAAAGTTACTTTTGCACCTTTCTCAAGGTTAAGACGGTTAACATACAATTTTTGGTCTTTTTCAACTTTGTATTGAAGCCCTGCTATCTCTACGATTGCAAACATTGTATAAAATTTTTATAATTATTCGAGGTGCAAATATACTCATTTTTATCCAATTAGCAACTAATTTCTAAAATATTTTAAACTTTAAAACTTACAAACTCAGTTTTTTATGAACAATTCTATAGAAATAATCCTGTAGGAAAGCTTTACATTCTTGCTCTAATTTTTCCATTTCAGGAGTTTTATGAGAAATTAAATTATGTTTTAGTTCTGTATCTTCTTTGGCATAAAACCCTAATGCTTTTGTGCCATCAAAAACACAAATATAATTTCCTGATGCGTAACGATAAGTATTATCCATATAGTTCACTACAAATGGAGCTTGTCTCTCATCACCAAATAAGCTTACCCCCCAACTTCTAAACGGTTGGTGATATCCTATCATATCCAAAACTGTTGGGTAGATATCAATTTGCTGCGCCCATCGGTAATCAACACCTTTTAAATCACTATTAGGGCGATAAATCATTAACGGAACCGCAGATCGATTGATTCCATTTTGATACTTCGCATAATAACTTTGGTTGGTATGATCAGCGGTAAAGATAAATATCGTATTCTTAAACCATGGTTCTTTCTGAGCTGCTTCAAAAAATTTCTTTAATGCATAATCCGTGTACCCTACTACTTGGTGCATATCTACATGCCCTTTAGGGAATTTACCTTTATACTTTTCTGGAACTTGGAAGGGCTCATGAGAGGAAACGGTAAACACTGTAGACATAAAGGGTTGTTTTTTAGAAGACAATGTTTTGTTCATAAACTGTAAAAACGGCTCATCCCAAATCCCCCAAACTCCATCAAAATCTTGGTCATTGTTATACTCTGTCTTTCCATAATAATGATCGAATCCTAAAATATTTCCATATCCTAAAAAACCCATTGACCCATTAGGTGCTCCATGGAAAAAGGAAGTATCATAGCCTTCAGACTTTAAGGTAGAAACTAAAGATTCTATCTTCTGATTAGGATAAGGAGAAGAAGTAAAAGCGTCTTTAAAAGAAGGAATACCCGACAAAACTGAAGACATCCCATGAATAGATTTATACCCATTGGCAAACGCATTAGGAAAAATTAAACTCTGTTGCGCCAATGAATCTAAAAACGGCGAATAACTTACAAAATCCTTTATCTTCTGTTCTTTATTAAAAGCTCCCATATATTCTCGCCCAAAACTTTCCAGAATAAATACCACTACATTAGGATGCGTAGTTGGATTCTTAGTATATTGTTTTATCGGTACCGATAATCTTTCTGCTTCCTTTAAAGTCATATAGTTCGGGACTTGAAAAGAATTTTTATTAATTGTCCTAATAATACAAAAAGGAGTGTTAAGTACTACATCTCCATGAGAAAAGTTAACTACATGCTTATTGGCATCTACCAAATTAAGAGGTCTCGTACTTTTCTTAAAATCTCCTCTAATCCCTCCTACTGCTAATACTGTAATTACACACACTCCAATAATAGAAGTGATAAAGTAATAAACTTTAGAGGCGTATTCCTTTTCTTTTACTTTTACTTGTTTATAAAAATAAATCCACAAGAAAGCCATTACAAAATAAAGAACAAACACATACCAATATCTTACTAAAAATCCTGAGAAAAGCTGAACCTTATTCGTCTCATGTTCCAGACTCTCAAATAAATTGGAAGCACTTCTACTTAATGTGAATTTGTAATAAATAAAATCTGCATAATTAAAAACCATCGCAAATAAATTACATGCAAAATAGATAATGGTTAGTGCTTTTTGATAAGACTTTTGGGTATTAATCGTAAAAGGCAATATCGACAATAGGATAAACAAGGCATTGGTATAAAGAATCGCCGTAGTATCAAAGGCTAGCCCATAATAGCATAGTCTCAAAAGCTCTGTTACGGAATCTAGCTTCAACAATTCCCAATTAAAAATCCCAAAAAGGATTCTTGCCACAAAATAAAAAAGGTAGGCTAAAAATAGTCTATACGCTAATGCTAAATATTCATTAGTTCTGATGTTAGAATTCATCATCGAATGGATTAAAATAAAATTCAAAATTACAAAAATAAAGGCGAACACTATTTTTCATTACTTTTGAAAAAATAAAAAAATGAAGAGAGATCTCTATATCGATTTCGCCAAAGGCTTTGCTACTCTGAGCATTATCTTTATCCATACCGTTTTTTGGTCAGGCCAATTTTACATTCCTACTGAGCTTAGAGTATTAAGTTTGTTAATTGATGTCCCTATTTTCTTTGCTCTTAGTGGACTTACATCTTCAGGAAACCTCGAAAAAACTTTTTATAGGCTCCTAAAATTACAAATTACGTATATGATTTTTGTAACCGGGCTCTTCTTGGTAGATTGGCTATTCAAAGTAATCGTCATCAACTTTTGGAGTTTAGATACCCTCAAAAATATATATGCCACATTCGGTGGGAAATATATCCCTCGGAATCCTTCCGCTATCCCAAACTGGGAACAACTAGGAAATTGGTTTGCCCACAGCTATAGCAATTGCGATACTTTTCCTGTGGTAATGGGAAGCTTCTGGTATCTGAAAATTTACTATATCATCACCGTTTTTGGAATTCTTATTCTTAAATTCTTCAACAAACATATCCCTTGGTTTATTGCCATATGTGCTGCTTTGCTGTGCTACTTCAATATAGATTTCGGCAATTATCCTTCTGGGCAAGTAGGTTATGTGTGCTTCTACCTCGCTATTTTCCTAATAGCTCACCAACTAAAAGGAAAACAATTGAATAAGAACCTAATTCCATTATTGTATACACTGTGTTTAGCAGCCCTTGCAACTCTAGGTTTTGTATATGGAGATGATATTTACCTTAGGATGAATAAGATGAAATTTCCACCAAAACTCCCTTATATCCTTTGGTCATTCCTTTCTCTAATTACTGTTTTCGCCTTATATAACCGATGGAAAATTACCAAGGATAATTTCATTAACGAAATTGGTAGAAATGCAATTTTCTACTACTTTGCACAAGGGATTAGCTCCTCTCTTGTTTATTTCGTCGTTGTTCCTTTACAAGATCAAATCCACTGGGCAATATTAATGATAGCCATTTATATCCTCAATGTATTGCTTGCTATTGCTATTGTTCAGCTACTAAAAAGAACAGATACTTTGGGCTGGAATATTCTTAAAAAACTCAGAAAATATACCGAAAGCAGAGCATAGTTTCATTTTTGAAACCTATTGAAAATACTCTATTTTTGCCAAAAATATTATAAATCATGTTCAGACTAAAACTACCTACCGATCCTAGATGGGCGAATATCGCAGAAGGAAATTTAGAAGAAATACTTACCGACCATGCATGGTGCGAGCAAAAAGCTGCTACTAACGCCATATCTCTAATCACCATGCTTCCTGAACATACTGATATCGTCACTGAACTTTTAGCGATTGCTCAAGAGGAGTTAGACCATTTCAACCAAGTACATGAAATTATTAAAAGTAGAAATATGGTACTGGGCAATCAACGCAAAGATGATTATGTGGGAGAATTATTCAAATTCATCATTCAAGGTAGTAGAGAGGACTATATTATCGATAAAATGCTTTTTGCAGCCATGATAGAAGCCCGAAGTTGCGAGCGTTTCAAAGTCCTTACCGAAAATATAAAGGATGAAGAATTAAAAATATTTTATTATGATTTAATGATCTCTGAGGCCAACCATTATACTACATTTATTAAATTTGCTAGACAGCTGGGCGACCCAGAAAAAGTTAACCAAAGATGGGAAGAATGGCTTGCCTATGAGGCCAAAATCATCCAATCATACGGAAAAAAAGAAACCATACACGGATAATAGATATGAAAAAGACCAATTACCTTGGACTGTTTTTTAGATCCCTATTGCAAGGGCTTGTCATCATAGGCCCTTTAGGAGCTACTTTTGGAATTATTTGGTATCTTATTAGCTCTATCGATAGTCTTATCCCTTCTATTTCCGAAAGATTCCCGGGTTTGGTCTTTTTTTCAGTAATCCTATCCACCGCTGCAATAGGTTTTTTAGGAACCAAATTCTTCTTGGGTAGATTTCTTGTCGATGCTATGGACAATCTCTTGGAACACACTCCAGGAATCAAATATATTTATACCTCTCTGAAAGATGTAATGAGTTCCTTTGTAG encodes:
- the yihA gene encoding ribosome biogenesis GTP-binding protein YihA/YsxC, translated to MLIKNVEFVKSSSKWQECPEANLPEYAFIGRSNVGKSSLINAMMNKKDLAKTSQTPGKTQLINHFLVNENWYLTDLPGYGYAKVSKTTRKVFEKLITNYILNRKNLVNLFVLVDIRHTPQKIDIEFMQWCGESGIPFSIIFTKADKLKPKAIDNHVEAYHQELLKYWEELPQSFITSAEKKLGGEDILNLIEQTNDFLTKNKVTF
- a CDS encoding GNAT family N-acetyltransferase — translated: MDTTPIWKVKTFNELTTEELYQLIRLRIEIFILEQEAPYQDCDNYDQQALHIWAEIDGEVAAYCRMFDKGIKYPEASIGRVISNSKFRGTGLGKKLISLALETMKNKYANPDIRISAQNYLLPFYGSFGFIPEGETYLEDNLPHTEMFRKA
- the msrA gene encoding peptide-methionine (S)-S-oxide reductase MsrA, giving the protein MKRFFFLFITLCLVSCFGQEKKKNIVTPNKMNTELEHFTIGGGCFWCVQPCFKLLKGVVSVTSGYSGGHTEHPTYKEVCTGDTGHAEVVDITFNPKEISLEKLMEVFLFLHDPTQLNRQGNDIGTQYRSIVFYRNEEQKRIIEKSLKSSEDQQQWPGEYVTQVVKFEKFWPAEDYHQDYYKANPNQPYCSAVTGPKIHKFIKHFDKLGWLSSTEL
- a CDS encoding HmuY family protein; translated protein: MKKLFLLTTVGILAASCSSSDDRDAAEITNPSASVATHDVQSFNANAKTNTFTLYNLRDNKEVDSTQINTDKWDIGFNKTTIIINGGSARKGKGGAAIVKGAFDEVTKVADNTEFKVDNGNTNPNLAITTGSGKGWYTYNMDTHAILPTAGNIILVKTADGKYAKVQIKSYYQGAPTTPAMTDVSGYYTFKYALQTDGSTVFSK
- a CDS encoding TonB-dependent siderophore receptor; amino-acid sequence: MKQAVCFFTLSFSFWLSAQHIATEKDIEEVVVSGNTFEQKAKEVPIPIKVIDKKQIAQSGSMRLSDILAEQTGLVLIENHGVGVQMQGMSSEYTLILLNGEPLMGRTAGTLDLSRISVNNIKRIEIIKGSSSSLYGSDALAGVINIITEDPNSNSGELKVRYGTNTTIDVGGYANWVKNKFSANVSADRYSSEGYALGDDLYNKTVSPFENYTYSARLRYKPNTHWDFSIYSRLYTENLYNQTIYEDQKVNGKTISKDFNLSPQIAWTPNDKLTSSLRFYMTSYKNDSHLKFLDTQEVFDDTFYKERYYKVENFTEYKWKPNLKFTLGAGGIYQEIEANRYNDKKTAHQFYGLAQVAYNPYSIWKILAGVRYDYNSIYGDQFNPKLATEVAVTPYLDIHASVGRGFKAPDFRQLYLNFSNSLVGYSVLGTQELEVELQKLIDQGQIDAVLINPSTIKNLKAESSWAYNAGLTLKPVKGFNVKLNAFRNDIENLIQTVVVARKVNGQSLYSYQNFDRVFTQGIEAEASLKFLRNFRLSAGYQYLEAKEKDKVNEIKAGQIYGYDDRGEVIKIKAKDYFGLPNRSKHTFNAKIFYENIKGWNFNIRGIYRGEYGFADMDGNGIINNKSEMAPGYFTMNAAIGKKFSGRYQLTIGAANLFDYKKPAYTPEFYGRLLWASFKITY
- a CDS encoding DUF6607 family protein, whose protein sequence is MNKRICLLSLVVLSGLSFGQSQQDRESIKDMAGCYEISFNFAETFSPDKNYQKKDNYKSGGLEWVEVIEDKNDKISLQHLLVIDEKPGAEHAVIKHWRQDWLYENTDFHQYHTPNYWKYVKLPKEQVKGQWTQRVFQVDDTPRYEGTGTWIHVDGRNYWESNADSPLPRREHTVRDDYNVLNRNNRHEIHTWGWMHDQDNKKVLRENGKEDKVIVEEKGKEYYTKVPAERCINAQNWWKENKGLWANVRGAWEKELSKNKDLKLEKYVNGRELYKYLFELKPNQTKEAEKIINKFIK
- the rpmA gene encoding 50S ribosomal protein L27: MAHKKGVGSSKNGRESHSKRLGVKIFGGQEAIAGNIIVRQRGTQHHAGENVGIGKDHTLFALVDGKVVFTKKKDNRSYVSVEAIA
- the rplU gene encoding 50S ribosomal protein L21, encoding MFAIVEIAGLQYKVEKDQKLYVNRLNLEKGAKVTFDKVLLTVNGSVTVGAPAVSGVSVEAEVLDQVKADKVIVFKKKRRKGYAVKNGHRQQMTQIQITGITGF
- a CDS encoding LTA synthase family protein: MMNSNIRTNEYLALAYRLFLAYLFYFVARILFGIFNWELLKLDSVTELLRLCYYGLAFDTTAILYTNALFILLSILPFTINTQKSYQKALTIIYFACNLFAMVFNYADFIYYKFTLSRSASNLFESLEHETNKVQLFSGFLVRYWYVFVLYFVMAFLWIYFYKQVKVKEKEYASKVYYFITSIIGVCVITVLAVGGIRGDFKKSTRPLNLVDANKHVVNFSHGDVVLNTPFCIIRTINKNSFQVPNYMTLKEAERLSVPIKQYTKNPTTHPNVVVFILESFGREYMGAFNKEQKIKDFVSYSPFLDSLAQQSLIFPNAFANGYKSIHGMSSVLSGIPSFKDAFTSSPYPNQKIESLVSTLKSEGYDTSFFHGAPNGSMGFLGYGNILGFDHYYGKTEYNNDQDFDGVWGIWDEPFLQFMNKTLSSKKQPFMSTVFTVSSHEPFQVPEKYKGKFPKGHVDMHQVVGYTDYALKKFFEAAQKEPWFKNTIFIFTADHTNQSYYAKYQNGINRSAVPLMIYRPNSDLKGVDYRWAQQIDIYPTVLDMIGYHQPFRSWGVSLFGDERQAPFVVNYMDNTYRYASGNYICVFDGTKALGFYAKEDTELKHNLISHKTPEMEKLEQECKAFLQDYFYRIVHKKLSL
- a CDS encoding acyltransferase family protein, whose amino-acid sequence is MKRDLYIDFAKGFATLSIIFIHTVFWSGQFYIPTELRVLSLLIDVPIFFALSGLTSSGNLEKTFYRLLKLQITYMIFVTGLFLVDWLFKVIVINFWSLDTLKNIYATFGGKYIPRNPSAIPNWEQLGNWFAHSYSNCDTFPVVMGSFWYLKIYYIITVFGILILKFFNKHIPWFIAICAALLCYFNIDFGNYPSGQVGYVCFYLAIFLIAHQLKGKQLNKNLIPLLYTLCLAALATLGFVYGDDIYLRMNKMKFPPKLPYILWSFLSLITVFALYNRWKITKDNFINEIGRNAIFYYFAQGISSSLVYFVVVPLQDQIHWAILMIAIYILNVLLAIAIVQLLKRTDTLGWNILKKLRKYTESRA
- a CDS encoding tRNA-(ms[2]io[6]A)-hydroxylase — encoded protein: MFRLKLPTDPRWANIAEGNLEEILTDHAWCEQKAATNAISLITMLPEHTDIVTELLAIAQEELDHFNQVHEIIKSRNMVLGNQRKDDYVGELFKFIIQGSREDYIIDKMLFAAMIEARSCERFKVLTENIKDEELKIFYYDLMISEANHYTTFIKFARQLGDPEKVNQRWEEWLAYEAKIIQSYGKKETIHG
- a CDS encoding DUF502 domain-containing protein; this encodes MKKTNYLGLFFRSLLQGLVIIGPLGATFGIIWYLISSIDSLIPSISERFPGLVFFSVILSTAAIGFLGTKFFLGRFLVDAMDNLLEHTPGIKYIYTSLKDVMSSFVGDKKKFSNPVWVKTNQNPEIWRIGFVTQSDLTPVGLQGKIAVYLPHSYAISGWVIFTDAENLLPVEKMNAVEAMKFAVSGGVSGFHPEEGKHNS